One genomic segment of Hymenobacter psoromatis includes these proteins:
- a CDS encoding oligosaccharide flippase family protein — protein MVLNLLVKPGWVLLENAVQNRLGHATFGLVAACSALAVVVATLADLGLTQFTVQRLATEPNFADSQFPTLLPMRGLLTGGAWLLLLGVGWGLGYRAGQLGLLAVVGGGLLLTQYGQFLRAPVQARQQFNTDAVLSVVEKLLAFGLVLALLLAGQLGLGSYVGARLAASAFTAVLFFGLLRRLFGRLPHRWPRRKAAGQLLRASMPFAFIALLYGINERVDMVLLERLSSAREAGYYAGAYRWLDAAMMYSWTVLPLFFARFAHAAARPRELRQLLWFGQRVAALPLLLAVAFVLFRGEVLFWQFGRSTTAELAQMTLCLKILFLNVLVNAFFAIYSTLLTGTHHQRPVSWLVAASIGLNLTLNLLLLPRYGAVAAAINTLLCATLVSGGYVWLVRRRMGVAVPWHLLARLALAFGLLCAGWYAARAYLALPWWFETGLMSGYFVGLLFLTGLVQVRELRKLMPGS, from the coding sequence GTGGTGCTCAATCTGCTGGTGAAGCCCGGCTGGGTGCTGCTCGAAAACGCGGTGCAGAACCGACTGGGCCACGCGACTTTTGGACTGGTGGCGGCCTGCTCGGCACTGGCCGTGGTAGTAGCCACCCTGGCCGACCTTGGCCTCACGCAGTTCACGGTGCAGCGCCTGGCCACCGAGCCCAATTTTGCCGATAGCCAGTTTCCGACCCTGCTGCCCATGCGCGGGCTGCTGACGGGGGGCGCCTGGCTGCTGCTGCTGGGGGTAGGGTGGGGCCTGGGCTACCGCGCCGGGCAGCTGGGGCTGCTGGCCGTGGTGGGCGGCGGACTGCTCCTCACACAATATGGGCAGTTTTTGCGCGCCCCGGTGCAGGCCCGCCAGCAGTTCAACACCGATGCCGTGCTCTCGGTGGTGGAGAAATTGCTGGCTTTTGGGCTGGTGCTGGCGCTGCTGCTAGCGGGGCAGCTGGGCCTGGGCAGCTACGTGGGGGCGCGGCTGGCGGCCTCGGCCTTCACGGCGGTGCTGTTTTTTGGGCTATTGCGGCGGTTATTCGGGCGCTTGCCGCACCGCTGGCCCCGGCGCAAGGCGGCCGGCCAACTGCTGCGCGCTAGTATGCCGTTTGCCTTCATCGCCTTGTTATATGGCATTAATGAGCGGGTAGATATGGTGCTGCTGGAGCGCCTATCGTCGGCGCGCGAGGCGGGCTACTACGCCGGGGCCTACCGCTGGCTCGACGCGGCCATGATGTACAGCTGGACGGTGCTACCCCTCTTCTTCGCTCGTTTTGCGCACGCCGCCGCCCGCCCCCGCGAGTTGCGGCAGCTGCTCTGGTTTGGGCAGCGGGTGGCGGCTCTGCCGCTGCTGCTGGCGGTGGCCTTCGTGCTGTTTCGGGGTGAGGTGCTGTTCTGGCAGTTCGGCCGCAGTACCACGGCTGAACTAGCCCAGATGACCCTGTGTCTGAAGATATTGTTCCTCAACGTGCTGGTTAATGCCTTTTTTGCGATATACAGCACGCTGCTCACCGGCACGCACCACCAGCGGCCCGTTAGCTGGCTGGTGGCTGCCAGCATCGGCCTCAACCTAACGCTCAACCTGCTGCTGCTGCCGCGCTATGGGGCTGTGGCCGCCGCCATCAACACGCTGCTGTGCGCCACGCTGGTGTCGGGCGGTTACGTGTGGCTGGTGCGTCGGCGCATGGGCGTGGCCGTGCCCTGGCACCTGCTGGCCCGCCTGGCACTGGCCTTCGGGCTGCTGTGCGCCGGCTGGTACGCGGCCCGCGCCTACCTCGCCCTGCCTTGGTGGTTCGAAACCGGCCTGATGAGCGGCTATTTTGTTGGATTGTTATTTTTAACGGGATTGGTGCAAGTGCGGGAGCTGCGTAAGTTGATGCCTGGTTCGTAA
- a CDS encoding glycosyltransferase family 4 protein yields the protein MHLAVTTRFLLPGGHLEGLGRYTFETLRCLVAQHPECTFHFLFDRPHDPRYLLGPNVVAHVLPPPARHVVLLVAWYEVAVARWLRRHRPAALLSPEGFTVLNTSVPRVLVLHDLAYLHRPQDVSALVRRYYAWFLPRWARAAAQLVAVSDTTRQDVARQYGLPAARIRVAPNAPAAHFAPQPAAAQVATRQRFSQGQLYFLFVGALQPRKNLANLLRAFGQFRAEGGVGAAAVRLLLVGREAWQTGPIFAAYQALEPAARAAVQFTGRVSEADLAALYAAALATVYVPFFEGFGLPVVEAQASGCPVLTSSVSSLPEAAGGPTCALLCNPHQPAAIAEGLRQLAGDDALRARFRAAGLANAARFSWARSAEVLWQAVLAVINE from the coding sequence ATGCACCTCGCCGTCACTACTCGTTTTCTACTGCCCGGCGGCCACCTGGAAGGGCTGGGGCGCTATACCTTCGAAACCCTGCGTTGCCTGGTAGCGCAACACCCCGAGTGCACGTTTCACTTCCTGTTTGACCGGCCCCACGACCCACGCTATCTACTGGGTCCCAACGTAGTAGCGCACGTGCTGCCGCCGCCCGCCCGCCACGTAGTGCTGCTGGTGGCTTGGTATGAGGTGGCCGTGGCCCGCTGGCTGCGGCGGCACCGGCCCGCCGCGCTGCTCTCACCCGAGGGCTTCACGGTGCTGAATACCTCCGTGCCGCGGGTGCTGGTGCTGCACGACCTGGCCTACCTGCACCGGCCCCAGGACGTGAGCGCCCTCGTGCGGCGCTACTACGCCTGGTTTTTGCCGCGCTGGGCCCGCGCCGCCGCGCAGCTCGTGGCCGTGTCTGACACTACCCGCCAGGACGTGGCCCGGCAATACGGGCTGCCCGCCGCCCGCATCCGGGTGGCCCCCAACGCGCCGGCTGCTCATTTCGCGCCGCAGCCGGCGGCGGCGCAGGTAGCTACCCGGCAGCGCTTCAGCCAGGGGCAGCTGTATTTTTTGTTCGTCGGGGCCCTGCAGCCGCGCAAAAACCTGGCGAATCTGCTGCGGGCCTTCGGGCAGTTCCGGGCCGAAGGGGGGGTAGGGGCCGCCGCCGTGCGCCTGCTACTGGTGGGCCGCGAAGCCTGGCAAACCGGCCCCATCTTCGCGGCTTACCAAGCCTTGGAGCCTGCCGCGCGCGCCGCCGTGCAGTTCACCGGCCGCGTAAGCGAGGCCGACCTGGCGGCCCTCTACGCGGCGGCGCTGGCCACGGTCTACGTGCCTTTTTTCGAGGGCTTTGGCCTGCCCGTGGTGGAGGCCCAGGCCAGCGGCTGCCCGGTGCTCACCTCTTCTGTTTCCTCCTTGCCCGAGGCGGCGGGCGGCCCCACCTGCGCCTTGCTCTGCAACCCGCACCAGCCCGCCGCCATCGCCGAGGGCCTGCGCCAACTAGCGGGCGACGATGCCTTGCGCGCCCGCTTCCGCGCCGCTGGCCTTGCGAACGCCGCCCGCTTTTCGTGGGCCCGCAGCGCCGAAGTGCTCTGGCAGGCGGTGTTGGCAGTGATTAATGAGTAG
- a CDS encoding ABC transporter ATP-binding protein, translating to MRLHAQGLGRRYGRQWIFRHLGHDFRAGTATAVLGPNGAGKSTLLSILAGQLLPSEGEVAYSLGGRALPAAAVPKLLAYCAPYLELPEDFTLLELLAFHTRLKPLRPGLTVAGLVDIMYLHKARHQAVRTFSSGMKQRLKLGMALYAAAPLLLLDEPTTNLDAQGAAWYQEHVARVRGADRLVIVSSNVPAEYSFCEAQVQITDFQ from the coding sequence ATGCGCCTTCACGCCCAGGGCCTGGGCCGCCGTTACGGCCGGCAGTGGATTTTTCGCCACTTGGGCCACGATTTTCGGGCCGGCACGGCCACGGCCGTGCTCGGCCCTAACGGGGCGGGCAAGAGCACGCTGCTCAGCATCCTGGCCGGGCAGCTGCTACCCTCCGAGGGCGAGGTGGCCTACTCGCTGGGGGGCAGGGCCCTACCCGCCGCCGCCGTGCCCAAGCTGCTGGCCTACTGCGCGCCCTACCTGGAGCTGCCCGAAGACTTTACCCTGCTAGAGCTGCTGGCTTTTCACACCCGCCTCAAGCCGCTGCGGCCGGGCCTTACGGTGGCGGGGCTGGTGGATATAATGTACCTGCATAAGGCGCGGCACCAGGCAGTGCGCACGTTTTCATCGGGCATGAAACAGCGCCTCAAGCTGGGAATGGCCCTGTACGCGGCGGCCCCGCTGCTGCTGCTCGACGAGCCAACCACCAACCTCGATGCCCAGGGCGCGGCCTGGTACCAGGAGCACGTGGCCCGCGTGCGCGGGGCCGACCGGCTGGTCATCGTGTCGTCCAACGTGCCGGCCGAGTACAGTTTTTGCGAAGCACAGGTGCAAATTACCGACTTTCAGTAG
- a CDS encoding O-antigen ligase family protein, with the protein MTKFLLRLRPVDTSQWLFVGFVGLLLAGGALAGLRQQPALALPALGVLGVGLLLLRWQWLYYILFLTLPFSHEIGLPGGLSLDVPSEPLMVLLLGCVPLALLLGPGSWRQLTRREWRHPLLVLPVLLLAWAALDICFSVNQTRSFKYVLAKCWYLVPFLLGSLLLVRRPADFWRLAACYVVATVVSLAWTLPRHASTGFSFAQTNWAIQPFYRNHVIYATVLALLLPLAWGLARQAPTPLRRRLWWAASGVLFFGLITSYTRASWLSLPVAGIFYGAMRLRLTRVLLVGVGLSVAGAAAYFVSGDNFMRFAPNYEKTIWHGGNLAAHLESTYTLEDVSGMERVYRWVAAARMIADKPLVGSGPATFYPEYKRYTVSSFRTYVSQNFEQSTAHNYFLLTLAEQGVPGFLLFCALVATAMLTAERLYHASAGQPEVRRVVLAVSLSLVIILFHLFLNELVEVDKIGSVFFVTLAMLIRSETWLARLPEPSEPALNAASLARRAANRAVGTPARPLPTPAPSPVT; encoded by the coding sequence ATGACAAAATTTCTGCTTCGCCTGCGCCCCGTGGATACCAGCCAGTGGCTGTTTGTGGGGTTTGTGGGCCTGCTGCTGGCGGGCGGGGCGCTGGCGGGGCTGCGGCAGCAGCCGGCGCTGGCGCTGCCCGCACTGGGCGTGCTGGGGGTAGGGCTGCTACTACTGCGTTGGCAGTGGCTGTACTATATCCTGTTTCTGACGCTGCCCTTTTCGCACGAAATCGGGCTGCCGGGCGGGCTGAGCCTGGACGTGCCCTCCGAGCCGCTGATGGTGCTGCTGCTGGGCTGCGTGCCGCTGGCCTTGCTGCTGGGGCCGGGTAGCTGGCGGCAGCTCACGCGCCGCGAGTGGCGGCACCCGCTGCTGGTGCTACCGGTGCTGCTGCTGGCCTGGGCGGCGCTGGATATCTGCTTCTCCGTCAACCAGACGCGCTCCTTTAAATATGTGCTGGCCAAGTGCTGGTACCTGGTACCTTTCCTGCTGGGTAGCCTGCTGCTGGTGCGCCGGCCCGCCGACTTTTGGCGGCTGGCGGCCTGCTACGTGGTGGCCACGGTGGTTTCGCTGGCCTGGACGCTGCCGCGCCACGCCAGCACGGGCTTCAGCTTTGCGCAAACCAACTGGGCCATTCAGCCTTTTTATCGCAACCACGTGATTTATGCCACCGTGCTGGCGCTGCTGCTGCCGCTGGCCTGGGGACTGGCGCGGCAGGCCCCTACCCCCCTGCGGCGGCGCTTGTGGTGGGCGGCAAGCGGCGTATTATTTTTCGGATTAATTACTTCCTACACCCGCGCCTCGTGGCTGTCGCTGCCCGTGGCGGGCATTTTTTACGGGGCAATGCGGCTGCGCCTCACGCGGGTGCTGCTGGTGGGGGTAGGGCTGAGCGTGGCCGGGGCGGCGGCCTACTTCGTGAGCGGCGACAATTTCATGCGCTTCGCCCCCAACTACGAGAAAACCATCTGGCATGGCGGCAACCTCGCGGCCCACCTCGAATCGACCTACACCTTGGAAGACGTGTCGGGCATGGAGCGGGTGTACCGCTGGGTGGCGGCCGCCCGCATGATTGCCGACAAGCCCCTGGTGGGCAGCGGCCCGGCCACCTTCTACCCCGAGTACAAGCGCTACACGGTGTCGAGCTTCCGCACCTACGTCAGCCAAAACTTCGAGCAGTCTACGGCCCACAATTACTTCTTGCTCACGCTGGCCGAGCAGGGCGTGCCGGGCTTTTTGCTATTTTGCGCGCTGGTGGCCACGGCCATGCTCACGGCCGAGCGCCTCTACCACGCCAGCGCTGGGCAGCCCGAAGTGCGCCGGGTGGTGCTGGCCGTGAGCTTGTCGCTGGTCATCATTCTCTTTCACCTCTTTCTCAACGAGTTGGTGGAGGTGGATAAAATCGGCTCCGTCTTCTTCGTAACCCTGGCCATGCTTATCCGCAGCGAAACGTGGCTGGCCAGGCTGCCAGAGCCCAGCGAGCCCGCGCTTAACGCGGCAAGCCTGGCGCGGCGGGCGGCCAACCGCGCCGTTGGCACGCCCGCCCGGCCGTTGCCTACCCCGGCTCCATCACCCGTTACTTAG
- a CDS encoding radical SAM protein — translation MPERPYTYYDFTLSLCPHCLRRIEAKIVFEDGNVYMLKRCPEHGRQKVRIATDIEYYKSIRNYVKPSEVPRRFNTATHYGCPYDCGLCTDHEQHGCLTVIEVTDRCNLTCPTCYAESSPTHGRHRTLAEIEAMLDVLIANEGEPDVVQISGGEPTLHPQFWEILDLCKSKPIKHLMVNTNGVRLAKDEAFVARLATYAGAFEVYLQFDSFRENVLLAMRGRDLREVRQQALAYLNKYNLSTTLVVTLQKGLNDDEMGEIIDYALQQRCVRGVTFQPTQAAGRLDNFNPETDSFPLTEVRQGIIRQSSVFTAQDLLPVPCNPDALAMAYALKLDGEVFPLTRYLDPADLLQSGGNTIVYERDPRLRQHLLKLFSTANTVDTVVPELNQLLCCLPQVTAPNLSYDNLFRVIILQFMDAWNFDVRAVKKSCVHIVSKDLQIIPFETMNIFYRDPEKLARLAELRAERTGI, via the coding sequence ATGCCCGAACGCCCCTACACCTACTACGACTTCACCCTGAGCCTGTGCCCGCACTGCCTGCGGCGCATTGAGGCCAAAATCGTCTTTGAGGACGGCAACGTGTACATGCTCAAGCGCTGCCCCGAGCACGGGCGGCAGAAGGTGCGCATCGCCACCGACATTGAGTACTACAAAAGCATCCGTAACTACGTGAAGCCCAGCGAGGTGCCGCGGCGCTTCAACACCGCCACCCACTACGGCTGCCCCTACGACTGCGGCCTCTGCACCGACCACGAGCAGCACGGCTGCCTCACCGTGATTGAGGTCACGGACCGCTGCAACCTCACTTGCCCCACCTGCTACGCCGAAAGCAGCCCCACCCACGGCCGCCACCGCACCCTGGCCGAAATTGAGGCCATGCTCGACGTGCTCATCGCCAACGAGGGCGAGCCCGACGTGGTGCAGATTTCGGGCGGCGAGCCCACGCTGCATCCGCAGTTCTGGGAAATCCTGGACTTGTGCAAGAGCAAGCCCATCAAGCACCTGATGGTGAACACCAACGGCGTGCGCCTGGCCAAGGACGAGGCGTTTGTGGCGCGGCTGGCCACCTACGCGGGCGCGTTCGAGGTGTATTTGCAGTTCGACTCGTTTCGGGAAAACGTGCTGCTGGCCATGCGCGGGCGCGACCTGCGCGAAGTGCGCCAGCAGGCCCTGGCCTACCTCAATAAGTACAACCTGAGCACCACGCTCGTCGTGACCCTGCAAAAGGGCCTCAACGACGACGAAATGGGCGAAATAATTGATTACGCCTTGCAGCAGCGCTGCGTGCGCGGCGTCACGTTTCAGCCCACCCAGGCGGCCGGCCGGCTCGATAATTTCAATCCCGAAACCGACTCGTTTCCGCTCACCGAAGTGCGCCAGGGCATCATCCGGCAAAGCTCGGTCTTTACTGCCCAGGACCTGCTGCCCGTGCCCTGCAATCCCGACGCGCTGGCCATGGCCTACGCCCTGAAACTCGACGGCGAAGTATTTCCGCTCACCCGCTACCTCGACCCCGCCGACCTGCTGCAAAGCGGCGGCAACACCATCGTGTACGAGCGCGACCCGCGCCTGCGCCAGCACCTGCTGAAATTGTTCAGCACCGCCAATACCGTGGATACGGTGGTGCCCGAACTCAACCAGTTATTGTGCTGCCTACCCCAGGTAACGGCCCCGAACCTGAGCTACGATAATTTATTCCGGGTCATTATTCTGCAATTCATGGACGCCTGGAATTTCGACGTGCGGGCCGTCAAAAAATCCTGCGTTCACATCGTGAGCAAGGACTTGCAGATTATTCCGTTCGAGACGATGAATATCTTTTACCGCGACCCCGAAAAGCTGGCGCGCCTGGCCGAATTACGGGCGGAAAGAACCGGCATATGA
- a CDS encoding aryl-sulfate sulfotransferase — MKSTYFLALSLLALAACHKEAEVVPGPTTSLHLAFGSGALTLNPSGYAPLAARLTLTSPLSGRLRLVVHGRHGTASDFTQQFSDEGTAHTVPILGLYPSYANSVDVQLVNPTGQVLADTTLTIQTGPLPANMPASLVTMAPAGTALGGDFMLVSNFSATDPQIPLIVDNYGEIRWLLDYHGLAELGQLNYDCGISRLKNGNFCFGDKTTSQLFEVDVYGTIVNRWSLPNYTFHHEMYEKPDGNFLVTVNKTGSTHPDGSPTNEDYVVEIDRQANRVVHEWDLKQCFNENRHALEPDPVDWLHANALLYDPSDNTIIVSGRYQGVAKLDYNNHVLWLMAPHRGWGVNPQGQDLRQTLFTPLDANGQTITDTAVVNGSANHPNFEWNWYQHSIQLMPNGDLLLFDNGTNRNFIHNAPSHYSRAVEYRLDPVHHTVQQIWTYGKERGEETYSAIVSRVQYLPAVNHLMFCPGYQVPNTTGLGGKIIELDYSTKKVLFEMELSPANGFAFHRAQRSGLYP; from the coding sequence ATGAAATCTACATACTTCCTAGCGTTGAGCTTACTAGCGCTGGCTGCCTGTCACAAAGAAGCGGAGGTAGTCCCCGGTCCCACCACGTCACTGCACCTGGCTTTCGGTAGCGGGGCCCTCACGCTCAACCCGTCGGGCTACGCGCCACTGGCCGCACGGCTCACGCTTACCTCGCCGCTCAGCGGCCGGCTGCGGCTGGTGGTGCACGGCCGGCACGGGACAGCGTCCGACTTCACCCAGCAGTTCAGCGACGAGGGTACGGCGCACACCGTCCCCATTCTGGGCCTCTACCCCAGCTACGCCAACTCTGTGGACGTGCAGCTGGTGAACCCCACGGGCCAGGTGCTGGCCGACACGACCCTGACCATCCAAACCGGCCCGCTGCCCGCCAACATGCCCGCCAGCCTCGTCACGATGGCCCCGGCGGGCACGGCCCTGGGGGGCGATTTTATGCTGGTCAGCAACTTCAGCGCTACCGACCCGCAAATTCCGCTTATCGTGGATAATTACGGGGAAATTCGCTGGCTGCTCGACTACCACGGCCTGGCCGAGCTGGGGCAGCTCAACTACGACTGCGGCATCAGCCGGCTGAAAAACGGGAATTTCTGCTTCGGCGATAAAACCACCAGCCAGCTCTTTGAGGTGGACGTGTACGGCACCATCGTCAACCGCTGGAGCCTGCCAAACTACACCTTTCACCACGAGATGTATGAGAAGCCCGACGGTAACTTTCTGGTGACGGTGAACAAAACCGGCAGCACTCACCCCGATGGCTCGCCTACGAACGAGGACTATGTGGTGGAAATCGACCGCCAGGCCAACCGCGTAGTGCACGAGTGGGACCTCAAGCAGTGCTTCAACGAAAACCGCCACGCCCTGGAGCCCGACCCCGTGGACTGGCTGCACGCCAACGCGCTGCTCTACGACCCCAGCGACAATACCATCATCGTATCGGGCCGCTACCAGGGGGTAGCGAAGCTAGACTATAACAACCACGTGCTGTGGCTGATGGCTCCGCACCGCGGCTGGGGTGTCAACCCGCAGGGCCAGGACCTGCGCCAAACGCTCTTCACGCCACTCGATGCCAACGGCCAGACCATTACGGATACGGCCGTGGTCAACGGCTCCGCGAACCATCCCAACTTTGAGTGGAACTGGTACCAGCATTCCATCCAGCTCATGCCCAACGGTGACCTGCTGCTGTTTGACAACGGCACCAACCGCAATTTTATTCATAACGCCCCCAGCCACTACAGCCGCGCCGTAGAGTATCGCCTCGACCCCGTGCACCATACCGTGCAGCAAATCTGGACCTACGGCAAGGAGCGGGGCGAAGAAACGTACTCGGCCATCGTGTCGCGGGTGCAGTACCTGCCGGCCGTCAACCACCTGATGTTTTGCCCCGGCTACCAGGTGCCCAATACCACCGGCCTGGGCGGCAAGATTATCGAGTTGGATTATAGCACCAAGAAAGTCCTCTTTGAAATGGAGCTGAGCCCCGCCAATGGCTTCGCTTTTCACCGTGCCCAGCGCAGCGGCCTCTACCCGTGA
- a CDS encoding Uma2 family endonuclease, whose translation MSAVPQFALPSVSPEEYLAAERAASFKSEYYQGQVYAMAGASYAHNLVNLNTATALNLALRERDCTVQVSDQRLQVKDNGLYTYPDLSVVCGPPQFAPDKYLDTLLNPVVLAEVVSLSTGEYDRVGKFILYKDIPTLRHYLLLESTQPIVRLATWREPKVWAFDTFEGLTAVVPLPAIGVELTLADLYRKVPLAG comes from the coding sequence ATGTCTGCCGTCCCACAATTTGCCTTGCCATCGGTTTCACCGGAAGAATACCTGGCGGCCGAGCGCGCGGCTTCTTTCAAGAGCGAGTACTATCAGGGCCAGGTATATGCGATGGCGGGAGCCAGCTACGCGCACAACCTAGTGAACCTGAACACTGCCACGGCGCTTAACCTGGCCTTGCGCGAACGTGACTGCACGGTGCAGGTAAGTGACCAGCGACTGCAAGTGAAAGACAATGGCCTGTACACCTACCCTGATTTGTCGGTTGTGTGCGGGCCGCCTCAATTCGCGCCCGATAAATACCTCGATACTCTGCTCAACCCGGTCGTGCTGGCGGAAGTGGTTTCGCTGAGCACGGGAGAATACGACCGGGTAGGCAAATTCATCCTGTACAAAGACATTCCGACGCTGCGGCATTATCTGCTCCTTGAAAGCACGCAGCCCATCGTGCGCCTGGCCACCTGGCGCGAGCCCAAGGTGTGGGCCTTCGACACGTTTGAGGGGCTGACGGCGGTGGTGCCCTTGCCGGCCATTGGGGTCGAGCTGACGCTGGCCGACCTCTACCGCAAAGTACCCCTGGCCGGGTAG
- a CDS encoding DUF4197 domain-containing protein, whose translation MKNLLLALALLSAVPALAQTKKTTVKKKTTLVKKAPVKTAAKPTPAKTTTAAATPAPAPAAPLTEAEAASGLREALTQGITKAVGFASEKDGFNLNDDIHIPFPADAQLVATTLSALPGPLGKGAVEQVTNLLNRAAETAAPAAKDIFLNALQQLTLTDALGLVTSPQKGAATQLLRQKSETALNTALRPSIVQSLDQVGANAAYNKLIQRYNKLPLVTPASADLTDYVTKETVNGLFILLAQQEAKIRQNPAAQGTALLKRVFGAK comes from the coding sequence ATGAAAAATTTACTGCTGGCCCTGGCTTTGCTTAGTGCCGTGCCTGCCCTGGCCCAAACCAAAAAGACGACCGTTAAGAAAAAAACCACCCTCGTCAAGAAAGCCCCGGTAAAAACGGCCGCCAAGCCTACCCCCGCCAAAACGACCACTGCCGCCGCTACCCCCGCGCCCGCGCCGGCCGCGCCGCTCACCGAGGCTGAGGCTGCCAGCGGCCTGCGCGAGGCGCTTACCCAGGGCATTACCAAAGCCGTGGGCTTCGCGTCCGAAAAAGATGGCTTCAACCTGAACGACGACATCCACATTCCCTTTCCGGCCGATGCGCAGCTTGTGGCTACTACCCTGAGCGCGCTGCCGGGGCCGCTGGGCAAGGGTGCCGTGGAGCAGGTCACCAACCTGCTGAACCGCGCCGCCGAAACCGCCGCGCCCGCCGCCAAAGACATCTTCCTGAACGCGTTGCAGCAGCTCACGCTCACCGATGCGCTCGGGCTCGTGACCAGCCCGCAGAAGGGTGCCGCGACTCAGCTGCTGCGCCAGAAGTCGGAAACCGCCCTCAATACCGCCCTGCGCCCCAGCATCGTGCAGAGCCTCGACCAGGTGGGGGCCAACGCGGCCTATAATAAGCTCATTCAGCGCTACAACAAGCTGCCGCTCGTGACGCCCGCCAGCGCTGACCTCACCGACTACGTGACCAAGGAAACCGTGAACGGCCTCTTCATTCTGCTGGCCCAGCAGGAAGCTAAAATCCGCCAGAACCCAGCCGCGCAAGGTACGGCGCTGCTCAAGCGCGTGTTTGGCGCAAAATAA
- a CDS encoding competence/damage-inducible protein A, producing the protein MDVEIMTIGDELLYGQVVDTNSAFMGQQLGRLGLRVRQITSVSDRADELVAALNQARQRVSVILMTGGLGPTKDDLTKHVLARYLGRELVQDADTLRHVEGIFARYQRPMLDVNRQQALVPAGCQVLFNAVGTAPGMWLEDQGTVFISMPGVPFEMKKLMTDQVLPRLQERFQLAPIEHIVVMTAGLGESFLAEKIQDWEAALPPHIKLAYLPSLGSVRLRLTGTPDGQPDLRGRMLALLPPLRALIGDYIFAEEDSPLEVVVGQLLQTKSWQLGTAESCTGGALAQRVTSIPGSSAYFRGSVVAYSNDLKESLLGVNTETLGTHGAVSEATVREMAEGARARLDCDVALATSGIAGPGGGTPLKPVGTIFLACATPTGTVTRQINIDRGRQINIDYTVQLALILLWQQLKGHKEAALLKV; encoded by the coding sequence ATGGATGTTGAAATCATGACCATCGGCGACGAGCTGCTCTACGGGCAGGTCGTGGATACCAATTCGGCCTTTATGGGCCAGCAGCTGGGCCGCCTGGGCCTGCGCGTGCGCCAGATTACGAGCGTCAGCGACCGCGCCGACGAGTTGGTGGCCGCCCTCAACCAGGCCCGCCAGCGCGTGTCGGTTATCTTAATGACCGGCGGCCTCGGCCCCACCAAAGACGACCTCACCAAGCACGTGCTGGCCCGCTACCTGGGCCGCGAGCTGGTGCAGGATGCCGATACGCTACGCCACGTAGAGGGCATTTTTGCGCGCTACCAGCGGCCCATGCTCGACGTGAACCGCCAGCAGGCGCTGGTGCCGGCCGGCTGCCAGGTGCTCTTCAACGCCGTGGGCACCGCGCCCGGCATGTGGCTGGAGGACCAGGGCACCGTGTTTATCAGCATGCCCGGCGTGCCTTTCGAGATGAAAAAGCTGATGACCGACCAGGTGCTGCCCCGGCTCCAGGAGCGGTTTCAGCTCGCGCCCATCGAGCATATCGTGGTGATGACAGCCGGCTTGGGCGAGTCGTTTCTGGCCGAGAAAATCCAGGACTGGGAGGCCGCCCTACCCCCCCACATCAAGCTGGCCTACCTGCCCAGCCTGGGCAGCGTGCGCCTGCGCCTCACCGGCACCCCCGACGGCCAGCCCGACCTGCGCGGCCGCATGCTGGCCCTCCTACCCCCCCTGCGCGCGCTTATCGGCGACTACATTTTTGCCGAAGAAGACTCGCCGCTGGAAGTAGTTGTCGGGCAGCTTTTGCAAACCAAAAGCTGGCAGCTCGGCACGGCCGAAAGCTGCACCGGCGGCGCGCTGGCCCAGCGCGTGACGAGCATACCCGGCAGCTCGGCTTACTTCCGGGGCAGCGTGGTGGCGTATTCCAATGACCTGAAAGAAAGCCTGCTGGGCGTGAATACCGAAACCCTGGGCACCCACGGCGCGGTAAGCGAAGCCACCGTGCGCGAGATGGCCGAGGGCGCCCGCGCCCGCCTGGACTGCGACGTGGCCCTGGCCACCAGCGGCATTGCCGGCCCCGGCGGCGGCACGCCGCTCAAGCCGGTGGGCACCATTTTCCTGGCCTGCGCTACTCCCACTGGCACCGTGACTCGCCAGATTAACATTGACCGCGGCCGCCAGATTAATATTGACTACACGGTGCAGCTGGCGCTTATTTTGCTATGGCAGCAGCTTAAGGGGCATAAGGAGGCCGCGCTGCTGAAGGTGTGA